GATGTGttgtataaaaacaaaataaatgcgAACAATAATGTGGAGTTTGGTGAATTTTGTCTATTGATATAGTAGAATTTACATGAACAGATAGAAATGGtaacagagagagagaggggaTGAAATTCAGGGTATGGTATTACACGTGGCAAAGGACGAAGTTGTTTGAACGAAGAAGTAAGaggagtgaaaaaaaaaagtaaaggaaAAAGCGAGATGTATTGAAGAATGAGCAGTGATGTGCTAGAAAATGTCGAGGATCTCGAGGATGGAGCGATTGCAGAGGGGACAGGACCCTCGATTCAGCCACAGTTCCCTGGAACACACTCTGCAAAAAGTGTGACCACATGGGATGAAGGCCGCGCCTTTCTTCCTTCCCATGCACACGCAGCACACCGAATCATTCCCCACAACACCACCCTTCTCCTCCTCCTTTTCCTTCTCCACCGCCGCGGACTCCCCTGCTTCGCTCTCCTCCAGCAGTCTCATCAGCGACACCCTCCACGGCGTCCCCGGCGCCCTCGCCACCTCCTCCTGCGGCCCCCTGATTTGCCGCTCAGCCGCAAGCGCCGCCGCCAAGTTCATACCCGAACCCGCCGCACCGTGGTCCACACAGTCCAAACCCGACCCTTGACCCGGATCCGTTTCCTGCTGGTTCGCTTGTTGCTGGTGCTGTTGCTGTTGTTCTCCTTGGGAGAAACTTAACGCGTCCGAACGGAACCCCCATGTGGCCCCGCAACAGCCGATGCCTATGAATCCGAAGCGTTCCTTGAAGGTCTTCCTCCTGCGTGCCCCACCCTCTACACCGTCCATCTGATCCCTCAACAACCCCAGAATGGTTCTGGGCTCCCTCTGTAGCGATTCCTGCAACACCACGCCGAGTTGACTCATAGCTGGCGCGAGTGAGAACAGAGGAGTTAGACAGAAGAGGAAAAATGGTAAGAAGACATTGTAGAAGAGAGGTTAGAGGTTAGGGCCACAGAGATCTCGTGAATTGGAGAGAACGAAAGAAAGAGAATTGGGAATTGGAATAGTTGGCAAACGCAATGCGGGGTTTAATTAATAGTGTGGGTCTTGTGAAACGAAATGAAGTAAGCAAGGACAAAATAGAAGCACCAAGAGAAGGAACGTGCTTCCCTTTACAGAGTGTGACCCTCCTTTATACTCTCCCACTTTCACTAACACTGTCACGcaatacttcttttttttttcttccttataATTACACTTTGTTTTTTGTTGTCAGTTATATATATAGTTCAAACCCTTATATCTTACGTATCCTCTTCACAAtataaacctttttttcttactttatttatataataacatcttaaaattttgtatcATATGAATAATCTTATATACCTTTGTATTTCTTTagcttattttatatatatatatatatatatatatatgaaaaattgtaAAGAAATTATTCAAATCTATTTCCTTAGCTCATTTCTCAACTTACGTACCGTGTGTATTCTACTTCTAATTTATTTGAACACGCGTCACTGTTCCGTTGGCCGAACTTGCTATTAAAGTCAAAAGCCAATGAAGCCGGCACTCTATTAGTTGAATATTACCCGTCTTTTTTTGATAATACTCTTTAACTAAGATTAAAGTTTCATCTAAAAATCACGTGACGAAAGTCCATTAATTGTTGAAGTAAAACTTTAATTCCAATTAAAAGTTATACTTATTACGTAATTTTAGTCTTTTGATATTTCTCTGTGAAAGTAATTTTGATCGAATCAGTAACTTCTTGAACCCTAGTATCTGAAAACCGTAATTTTCaactaaagtaaaataattttgaatctCTGAAGCTAATTACCCGTACCTGAAATTATTCATGAGCCCGGAATAAATTTggatgaaaaataataacttaaagaagaagaaaattgaagaattaaatttgcttaatttaaaaatagaatatttgaaTTGCTTCATAAAGTTTTGTTAATCTAGCGTCGCACGCAATCAAATTAATGAACCCATAATAATTAAGCCTAGTTAATAGAAAACACACGTaagagtttttttaataatcgATTCATGGAATAATGTATAGAAATTGAAATACAGAAATGGGAAATTATTGTATTGACGGAAACATTGTAATGTTGATAACGATAAGGACATAGTTTAGAGAAGTGAAATAGAAGTGAAATTGTTTATTCCTATCCAATCTCGGGTATCCTTAACTGCACCAAATGTCACCTAAACCAACATTAGGTTTGAAGATTCTTTAACGCCTGCTCAACCTCATTACTTAGTTGCACCAATGTTACTTCTTAAACCACAAAATATACCCTACATgcatttaaaatacaaaaattcaacCATCTCTCTCAATTAAGTATAGtttatctcaataaattatacaCTCTACACAAGCtacatgataatttttttataacaacaCATATTGTgtaaaatggaaaagaaataaTGAATGAGAAGTTAATCTGTTGAGCTACTTAACCataaaataatgaatcataCATAAGGGTAGTTTGTTGGATGAGAAAGGTTTATGCATGAGGACGTGTGGAAGATAGGATAAAGTATGAAGAACAAAATAAGGTGAATTCAGAAAAGAAACACATGGAAGTGaagtgaagagagaaaaaaagtaagaaagagAAGGTTGGTTTGGTGTGTGGGAGTGGTACCTCTCGGTCACAGCAATTATTTTCTGGAGATTCTGCTCAGAATTCAGAGACCAAAATTAAAGTACCCCATGTTATGGCcatcatcatcataatcatCCTCCGTGATTAAAGcaatatttaatttcttcaaataaaatttattggagAAAGATTAaggattttgaaatttgatttaaagAATAGAATGATTGTTAATTTGAATGATGATAAGATTGTTTAGTCCTGATGCAATTTTAATCAATGATTGGTGTTGGTTAGTAGATGGAGTCCAACCAATCAATCTATACGTGGACGTCCTATGACTCTTCAAAAAGCAAAATCTTCTGCCTCCGACCATCTAAGCACGgtaataatgaataaataatttttcagtattttaatattattataacatcgagattaaatatatgtttacttttttttttaataataggcgtacttaaaaaagttacttttgaaccatttatttattaagaaatgGATTCTAAAAATATGCTTTCCGATGAACAATTGaggttttttttatcatagtattaaatattttatcacatATATCatgatatcaattaaaaaatatttagaaataacgAAACGCTTTTATagctaaaattttgaattgtgatgattttaaaaaatatttattgcaGTCGTTGTTACTGACTTTGAAACAAAAATGGCAGTTGTTCTCCGATGTAAGGGAGAGGTTGACCAAATTACAAACACTTAAGGCATCAAGCCCAAAAGGAAGGGAATTAGGAAAATGCCCAAACACGAACCGAATTGGGCCCAAAATCTTGAAATGACTTACCaataataatgtgaaaaacTTATATATGGTGAACCTCCTCCTATGACCGTTGGCTTATGTGTTTTTTAAACCTATAAACTTGTTTATATGCATTTTTATAAAACAGATCAAGTATGTATGTTTTTTTACGTTCGATCCACTTCAAAACATATCATATATACCATATCTTAATTTGGTATgggaaaactaaaaaataaactcAATCTTTGTGACTCGTGTCAAtcacaattaaataatttggcTTATTTTCACTTATACATATATTCAACTTTTGCCCTGTTGAAGATAATTAGTATAACTTAAGTGAACAGTATTTTAATGGATATCTAGATTGACCGGTGATTACTTGAAGTTTTAAAGAGATGATATGtgaatttttgtaaatatatttaatttaattttttttaaagaaaattattatatcgATAATGTAATGTTTTACCCTAATgtttattagattttttataataaatatagtttgTCTATATTTTATGaggtattattttttatcatgaatttggtttgatttttatactttgtatttatttattttctttttcattttaataagttttcataaaataacaaataattgataaattttgaaatatcaatataattgaGATATCAAAGTTTATAAGAATATCTAAGATAaagttatttgaaaattataacatgtatttatatatagaatGGTGCAATACTCATCCTAATATGATAACTAATTGGgtcaaaataatatgataacCTTTTATTCTAAATTAGACTGTGTTGACACTAATACAGTGATTTTTACTAGTTGAATTTTTCAAGAGAGAATCACCAGAGAGATACAATTTCAATAAGACATGAGTCCAACTCACAAATAAGGATTGACATCACTTCTGACCCAAAACTTGAAAACAATGTGTTTATGGATATTTATCTTTGTATAATgctcaactttttcatttttactcgATGTAAAACTTTGTCTCACACTTATATACCCAACTGTAAAACTAAGTtgagaatattaaaatatttttttggagcAGGAGATAATTTGTAATCttgaaagaatttatatttatcaacaaaaatatgCATTGAAATTTTGAAGACACATGTTTATTAGGTCTCAAGTCTACGAATTTTTCAATGAAACAATACGATAAGCTAACATTGTTTGTGACTAAACTTGATCTTGTGTACTTTgtacacaatttattttaatttatgtacaaATCTTGTGAAAAGCATTGAGAAACAACCTTTATTAGATGTTTGAATAAACATTCAGGATAAGGTATTTtacttgaataaaataataaactagaACTACAAGATGGTGTGATTCAAATTGCACGACTTTTCTTCTtactatacatttttttgatTGACCGAATGGTACTTCATGATTTTTCTACAGTGTCTTGAACtaataagaaacaaataattgtattttttcttttttataaaagttaaatatcatTGTATAACAACGACTACTTGTGAGTTAATGACTTAAACAATCAGTTGGTTATTTGGGGTTACTAATTCTAAATATATGTAGTCGTACTGTGATAATTAGTCAAACTTACATATTGAtcgaaatttattattttgtgaaaGAACAAAACATATCAAAACAAGTGATATCATTTATCCTCACATGCACAACTATGAAACAATTTTGCAAAGATCTAAAAAACATAACTTGAATTTTTTCTTTGCAAgctaaatattcaaaatatttatactccAGTAAGAAGGATATTGACattattgatatattattattatagtaatttattttgttattaattatgaattatgttGTTGATTTTTATGATCATTTTTAGAAaccatatattttcttaatttaaattttgagtaagtatcttattatatgtatttatataggTGATTTGATGaatagaaaaatgataaattttcttacaataaaacttatgatatattaatttttgttctgaaattatattatttaattgacatatgtttaataaaaaataataatagatattttaaatgaatgacATAAAATTCGGTTGCTAAGtatttatagttattatttttctgaaaaaaaatgaattagttgacagatcttataaataaaaataaaagtaatttttaataatttttaaataatataacacGAAGTgttaaaaaaacctaaaaaaaattgtcttaacCATCTTTCTTGATTATAAATACATGGATGACACCGCATAGCAATGTGAAATTGGCGAGAAATGCAAATGAAAACGAAAACGAGAACGAGAACGAGAACGTGACAAATGTTGAAATTTAAGCTTCAAAATCAACGAGGAAACGGAAGATTCTAGAGTTGTCACGACACATTAGAGTGTCCTTTTTCACTTGAACATATCAGAAAACGATAGTTTAACGAGTGGCTCaaactttcaattttttcttgGCAAATTGAAAGCCTCAAAGCAAGTCCATAATCAAAATATCAGCCCTGGTCCATTTGACATGACTCATAAAATTGGGTACAAGGTCCTTAAGGATTCTACAGTATCACACGTCTCTTCTAACtcttattttcatatatttaattaaatttttgtttttaattgattagatTACTCATTTTACCTAACTagcatatttatttatttattttattaataatatttgtaattgttaaaataatcaaattatgttCACATTTACATGAattcattaatgtttttataaacagagttcattgataaaaaaattaatcatgtGTTCAGTTCCACCCACCCATCCAGACAAACAATTGTATTCATGATTTGTCAACTTAacagtattttaaattatatgtgtttttttagaagaaattgtgtttatattataaatcataatatagTGAAGCATTTATGTTTTTAGCACCTCCGATTAATGATTTTCATTCATTTAcatcttcttttattttgaagCATATTTCATaactagttaatttatttttctcattttatattTCGTTTACACGCTTGATCTTCATAAAAATGTATCCttctgaaattattatttttaccttttatgattaaactaaactttattttttatcaaataaaaacattttaatgaattttatatacaatataaattatttttattaatgtaactataatttataaatttataaacatctattcagcgtaaaatataatatatagtatttttttggttaaaatactccattggtttacatttttgttcaaaaatctcaattaggtcataaaattttttttagtccCAAACaggtccatattttttaaatgcgTAATAATTAGTTCAATTCCGTTAGTATGATGGTAAAGGTGTTAAGGATGtttcacgtgtcagctcctcattttttaatttttttttgaaaattattcatgccatgtatcaagtcagtaaggtgacacatgtcaaatcattgtttgaatctcaatttggtccatatatttgttattttgattatatttcagtttattttttaattatttttaattgtaaaaaaaatatgtttttggttccttaaatttcagtgaattttggaattagtctattttttatcaaaattaagatttttgaaaaaaacgtgaaccaacggagtattttaactttttttttcatttaaaaacatatacaaTGTAATTAAATTGGGACACAGATATTATATTTGTTGGatatctttttgttttgaagaagTGTAAAATACTAtgctatattatttttaaaatcctatATCTACACATCTACACAACTcgtaaaatattgattaatgatatattatttatgttttaactctattattttattatagaatatttatatgaattaaaaattcctcttagtgtaaaaaaaattctttttaattgtaaaaataagagttttatttaagagttaaatatgtttttggtcccttaattttcaatgaattttagaattagtctattttgaaatttttgaccaatttagtcttcatcttttgaaatgcgtggatttagtccttttaatcaaattttgttaggtttatttgatgttttgtacgcatttcaatattgtatttaagttgtttatacaatttgacacatttttactttaatatgaagtcaaatattattatgaaatacgtttgaaatatcaaataaacttaacaaaatttgattaaaatgactaaatccacgtatttcggaagataaatgactaaattggttcaaagtttcgaaatgtgttaattcaaaattcattcaaagttaaaagacaaaaaacatatttaatcctttatttaatatcaaagattttaatttttgttatcatCTCAATATcgattaatttagaaattttataaGATCCGGAACTTAGAAATGGAAATGGAACTATTTATGTCTTCTTTTGCATTATTTTGTGTTGTATGAATCTAATTGAAGACTCTTTCATTGATGTCATAAATTCAGTTTAATTTCGAGGTTCTGCTAATGAATGTTCTAagataagattaaaaaaaattaatatatatttaattttataaaaatatattaaataaaataaaatttaataattattaatataattttattttatttaaaagataagaatgcccatatatattatatgatatatttaatattttatttaatgatcatcgataaaaattaaaaaataataaaattataagataattatattttaatgttgctgcaaattaaatataattaaatataaaaaattttaagttaatataaaaatcaacGACAATAaagttaaacatttaaaatataaaaaaaaagttaaatataaatattttcttttctttattgataaaaattttaaaatttttgaaatccttattttatatcttattgtttaaaaattagaaaatataacattttaagatttataaaagGTTTAATGACTCCCGCTAAAATAAGTGTCAATTTAGTTCCCAGATAAGTTTAAGTGCCATCAAGTCTATCCCGTAGATTATCAGAAATCACATTAAGATTGTGGTGATGTGGCAATGAAGAAGTCATTCACcgaaaaacaaattatttaggTCCTCACCGATATTGCTGTCAGGAATGTCATTGGCGTCGATCGAGCCTtgcttcttcctctttctcgtAAGATACCAATTTGACACACTTCAACCAAAGTGAGTACCATACGAATAATTAAATCTTtataaaatctattatatatactAGCGAACACACAAGTGTTATCGCGCCTGTGTCttcgtattttttaattttcaaaaaatttaagatcaataataaatatataatttttaaaatagttgttaaatataaaattttaaaaaataagatatgtaaaaaaaaatttaaataatgatttaaaacaaaagagagaaatgattaaaaaaaataaaatatgtaaaataaatgattaaaaataaattatttataaaataattaggaTAAAACGGATTATTATGAAAATCTCTTTATTATTCtagaagataaatatatatatatatatatatatatattaatattattttaattatttctatttttaatataaaaataataaaactgatgcaaattaattattcttcttaatataatatagttaatAGAAGGAAATTAATGTCTTCCGAATCCGGACGACACGCTCTTTTCATTTTACTGCATTTTCAACCTTAGACCAATAAATTCTGATTTCTCACTTGTCCTTATAAATCCCACTGTTTTGCTTGGCTCTTCTGTGTTCTGTTCTCTTCTATTTTCTCAACAATGGCGTCTCTCTCACACCTCAACAATCTTCTATGCGTTCCACCGCTCAACTCTTCGGCCTCTGTTTCGCGGCCACCACGCTCGCTTGGGAATTGGACCAAGCCCGTCAGAAGGCCGAGGATGGTCGCCGAATCAGCGACTTCAGCGTGGCGCGTCCGAGCGGTGACGAGCGAAGACGAGTGGGGCACGGAGAAGGAGGAGGCGTACGGCGGTGGCGTGGCGGTGGAGGAGAAAGTGGCGACAGAGCCGGAGACAGAGAACCTGAAGAAGGCTTTGGTGGGTTCGTTCTACGGCACGAATCGTGGACTGAAGGCAACGAGCGAAACGAGAGCGGAGATCGTGGAATTGATCACTCAGCTTGAGGCCAAGAACCCTACCCCTGCTCCAACCGATGCCTTGACTCTCCTCAACGGAAAATGGATTCTCGCGTAAGCTACCTTCTTATACCAATTGCGCCAAACCCTAACATCAACTTCATCTATATATTATACATAGACCAATACAAAAGCCTTAAGCCTTCTTAatacacttttatttttctcatttcaaAATTACCTTGGGGTTGAATGCAAAAGGACTGGGTTTCTGCTACCAACTTCGGTTTTTTAGTTTTAGCATAATTTAATCCCCCAATCTGTCTGTCACGCCTTTTGTTCAATTCAATATTTTGTTGTCACAATATATTTTAAGGTTTTAATCCTTTTCTATGGTGGAAAACACCTTCATCCAGTTATTATAGAATTGAATGCTCTTAGAAACTGAAGTTAATACATTTCTTGTGTCGCTGGCAACATGTTTTATGTTcctataaacataataattgtaggttttttgtttttattgtttgcTGTCATGGTGTGtgagtgaaaaaattataggaataaaaaattaaaaaataattgtatggGAACCGAAAAGAATAAGCTTTAATATTGACaggaacaaaaaacatatttgaagtTTTTTAGTTTCTTCTATGGATTGTGTTCTTTCCCCAATATGTATGTGTATGTGAAAGGTAGAGGTTGTGAACTGGAACTTACGAGCTCATGGGTGGACTTGTGGTGTTCGCAGATATACATCCTTTGCAGGTTTATTTCCGCTGTTGTCAAGGGGAACACTTCCGTTGGTGAAGGTAGAGGAAATATCTCAGACAATCGACTCGCAAAATTTCACTGTCCAAAACTCTGTTCAGTTCGCCAGTCCTTTGGCCACCACCTCAATTAGTACAAATGCCAAATTCGATGTCCGAAGTCCAAAACGCGTTCAGGTTTGTGTAGTGAATTGAATTTTGACACTCATCGTCGTCTACTTTAGCATCTTGATTTTGACTCTTGTTTAGCTTCACAAGTAACGTTTTTCTGATGTTG
This portion of the Vigna unguiculata cultivar IT97K-499-35 chromosome 6, ASM411807v1, whole genome shotgun sequence genome encodes:
- the LOC114186876 gene encoding uncharacterized protein LOC114186876 — protein: MSQLGVVLQESLQREPRTILGLLRDQMDGVEGGARRRKTFKERFGFIGIGCCGATWGFRSDALSFSQGEQQQQHQQQANQQETDPGQGSGLDCVDHGAAGSGMNLAAALAAERQIRGPQEEVARAPGTPWRVSLMRLLEESEAGESAAVEKEKEEEKGGVVGNDSVCCVCMGRKKGAAFIPCGHTFCRVCSRELWLNRGSCPLCNRSILEILDIF
- the LOC114188812 gene encoding plastid-lipid-associated protein, chloroplastic; protein product: MASLSHLNNLLCVPPLNSSASVSRPPRSLGNWTKPVRRPRMVAESATSAWRVRAVTSEDEWGTEKEEAYGGGVAVEEKVATEPETENLKKALVGSFYGTNRGLKATSETRAEIVELITQLEAKNPTPAPTDALTLLNGKWILAYTSFAGLFPLLSRGTLPLVKVEEISQTIDSQNFTVQNSVQFASPLATTSISTNAKFDVRSPKRVQIKFEEGIIGTPQLTDSLEIPENVEFLGQKIDLTPFKGILTSVQDTASSVVKTISSQPPLKIPISNTNAQSWLLTTYLDQELRISRGDAGSVFVLIKEGSSLLTI